Within the Acidobacteriota bacterium genome, the region GAAGATATTGTTCTTTGTTATCTCCTGAATAAACGCCAATTAACACAGCTGGGTTTAAAGGGTTACTAGATTTACTTCTATATATTTCTTTCCTTTCAGCTTCTGGATAAACATCAAGGAAACTTATTTTTGAGCCATCAATTTCAATCTTTTCTTCTGGTTTCATTGGAATTGAAACATTTTTTTCCCTTCCAAATCTTAATATCTCCTTTGTTTTTCCTAAAAAAACAAGATGTGTTTTTACTCCTCTTTTATGTTCTAAATACTTATATCTAAGATTAAGACGATTGTTGAATAAACTCTGTCTTTCAAACCCTCCTACCTTTGCAAATATCCATATTCTATTAGTCTCTTTAGCCTTTGAATCCTCAATCTCAATTCTCAAAGCGGGGTTCTTTGGTTCATCAGAAAGAGATAGAGCCTGTTTCCTTTCAGCGTCATAAGTAAAATCAGGGTAGAATCCCAGGATCCTTATGATAAAATCTCCATATTTATATTCTTTTCCATTTTCTACATAAATTTCCTCTTTCATACTATTCTGGCTTATTTCAAGAAGATTTTTCCCTGCCTGTTCTTCATATGAAAGATTCCTCAAAAATTCATCATCTTTTTCCCATAAAAAGTGAATCGCAAAATTGCTGCTTAAATCAAAATAACTTTTGTCCTCATTTAGAAAAATCCACTTTTCATTTATTGTTCCATTTTTTTCAACAGAAAACTTAAGAACAGGGTTTAAAGGTTTCTCTGACTTTTTCGAGATTATTTCAATTCTTTCAAAATCAGGGTAATAATCAAGTATTTTAAAAGAATGAAATGAACCCGGTATCTTATTTAGTGTCCTTTCCTCGGGCTTGTATGAGATGGCTAATTTGTAAGTATCTTTTCCAGGCTTATGTTTGTAAAGTAACACTCTGTATTCAGGATTATATTCCTCAATCCTGAATTTAACTAATTCCACTTCAAATCCAAGGTTTACGAATTTGTTAGTTTTTACCCCTCTTTCAACTATGTTTATTTTATTCTTTGTCTCTCCAATAAACATATCCATGTAACCTTTAACTCCCCAAATGTGACCGATCAAAGCTCCTAAAAGAATTACAATGATTCCAAAATGATTAAGATAAAACCCTAGTTCCTTCCAGTTTAGTTTCTTTTTCGTTACTGTGCAGAAAAATAAAGAAAATGAAAGTATTATCAGAAAGAAATTAAACCACCAGTTTCTATAAATTGTATCCAGAAAAAAAAGGATGGCAATTTTCGAAAAAAAATTACCCAAGTATTTCTGGTAAAATTCAAAAGGCTGATCCTGAACTAAAAAAGTTCCTAAAATTGTAAAAAAGGTTATTAACATAAACAAAGATATCGCAAATTTTACAGATTTTAAGTAGGTGAATATTTCATCTCTCATAAAATAAAAAAATGTCAATAAAGGAAAAAAAACGAAACCAAATATTACCAATATGATTGTCCTGTTCTGAATTGTCTGGATGTAGGATTTATAAATTATCTGACATAGATTCACGAATAATGCAAGAATCAACAAGATTAAAAAGCTCTCTTTAAAAGTGACCCTTCTCATTCAATCTCCTTTTTAAATTTAAAACAGCTCTGTATATTCAAGATCAAAAAGCTCACAGATTCCTTCTCTCACACACTTTCCCTTATAAAGATAAACACCCCTTGCTAAGCACTTTTCTTTTCTCAAAGCTTCATCGATATTCATATCAGCAATGGCTTCCACATAAGGACAAAGCACATTGGAAAGCCCAATAGAAGCTGTTCTGCTCACAACTGATGGAATGTTTGGAACACAATAATGAATCTTTTCATCGTAAGTATAAATCGGGTCTTCTATCGTGGTAGGTCTTGAAGATTCAATACATCCTCCCTGGTCTATCGAGATATCAATTATTACAGCTCCGGGCTTCATACTCTTTATCATCTCTTTAGTGACAACTTTAGGAGCTCTCTCTCCAGGAATTAAAATTGACCCGATCAAAACATCAGCGTACTGAATGTATTTTGAAATGTTGTAGGGATTTGCAAGAGCAGTAATCACAGTTTTTGATGTTGACTCCTCTAATTGCTTTAGCTTATTTAAATCCTTGTCCAAAACTATAACATGAGCACCTAAATCAAGACAAGCCCTTGCAGCACTTTTCCCCACAACTCCACAACCAATAATCATTACTGTTGCAGGAGGAACAGAAGTTATACCTCCTAAAAGAAGTCCTTTTCCTCCCCTGTCACTCTGAAGGTAATGCCCTGCAATGATGGGAACCATCGCTCCTGCAATTTCTGACATCAAAACAAGGCAGGGAAGCGTTCCTCTATCATCCTGAATTATCTCATATCCAATTGCGATAACTTTCTTATTTAACAATTCTTCTACTAAACTCCTCTTTGCAACAGCCATGTGATGAAAAGCAAAAATTACCTGATTCTCTCTGAGTCTTTTTACCTGATTTTCACTAAGGGAGGAAATTTTTAATATTATATCTGACCTTACTATTGCCTCATCTTCACTGTATACCTTATGGGCTCCTACTTTTGAAAACTCCTCATCATGATATCCAGCTCCTTCCCCAGCTCCTGCTTGAAAAAATACTGTGTGGCCGTCTTCAATTAAGGATTGAATGGAAGAGGGAGTTAATGGAATTCTTTTTTCCCTTCTCTCCGACTCTCTTAAAATACCTATATTCATTTATTATTCCTTTTAGAATTAAAGAAATATTTGACATAGTTTTTTAATATACAATATTGGGGAATAAATTTCAAATAAACTTAAAATTAATAGGCAGGCAAAAATTAATTTTTGAGTATTCCTTGGGCTGCAAGTATTCCTGAGGCAGCTGATCCAACAATTCCCCTGCTTAAACCTGCTCCATCTCCAGCCACATAAATGCCTGAAAGGGAAGTCTGCAAATTTTTATCAGTAATTACTCTCAACCCATGAAACTTAATTTCAGTAGCATAAATAAGGGTGCTATTATCAGCCACTCCGGGAATCAACCTATCTAAAATCTCAAGACCTTCAAGGATGTCCTTTACAAAACGATAGGGCATTGCCATTGCAATATCACCAGGTGTAACATCCTTTAAAGTTGGAAGTACATAACTTTTCTCCAGCCTTCCCCATGTGCTTCTCCTTCCAACTCTTAAATCACCAAGCCTCTGGAGTATTGGCTTATGGCCTCCAATGGTTGTAGCCTGGAGTGCAATACTTTCACCGTAAAGGTTTGTGTTTTCAAGGGGCTCGGTCAGTTTAACTTTAATCAAAAAAGCAAAATTTGTATTGGAGCTTCTGAAATCCTTCCTCGAATGACCATTTACCAGACAGAAATTATCAAAAACTTCTTTCACCACATATCCATAGGGAGAAACACAGAAGGTTCTTACAAAATCATCATAGGCTGGAGTTCTTATATGAACTTTAGGATCCCAGTTTACTCCACATATTTCTTCCATTATTATCGCAGGAACCTCAACCCGAACTCCTATATCAATGGGATTGTAAATATAATTCATGTTTTTTCCCTTTACAATTCCTTCGAGCCACCTGGCTCCACTTCTTCCAGGTGCAAGCAATATCTTGTCAAATTTATATTTATCTTTATCTATAAATATTTCTCCCTGGTTAAGGTCGTTGACCTCTGAATTGCACAGAAATTCAACGCCCCTTTTCTTTAAATCTTTAGATATTTCCTTGATAAAATAAGGAAGATGGTCTGAACCAACATGAGCCTGTCTTACAGGAAGATACTTCATTCCTGAATGAGCTGCTTGAGTCTCTAAAGCTTTAACCTTTTCTTCATCCATTTCTTTTGCTTTGATGTCGTAAAAGGAGAAGATTTCTTCAACTTTCTTGACAAGGTTTTCAATTTCTTTAAGATTAATTAAATCAGTTAAATTATTTCCTATCTCTGGAGAAAAATTAAGTTTACCGTCAGAAAAAAGCCCTGCTCCACCAACTCCAAAAAGAATGTTAGAAGAGCTTTTGATTCTCTCTTCTGCATCCGGACCTTTATCGATTATAGTTACATCTACTTTTTCTGATAGCTCATATGCAGCAAAGAGTCCAGCTGGACCTGCTCCCACTATTCCTATTTTCATGAGTATTAAATAATGACCCAAAATCCTTCATCTGTCAATAAAATCAAGTAAGTGGATTTTCCCTTCCAAGAACTTCCTGATAATATTCAGGGCCAGTTGAAATCAAAGAATTTACATAATGATAGTATGCAATCTCAGGAGAAGAATACTTTTCAATATATTCTTTTGTAAAATACTTCTTATCATAATTAGGCTTTGTAATAAAATATCCAAGAATAATTAAGAATATTATTAAAAAGATAATAATTAAAATCAGTCTTCCAGCTTTCATCTTCTCTCTTAAAAATATTAAATACTAATACAAACGCAATATATAATTTGTAGGGCAACCCTTTAGAGCCTGCCCCGAACTTGATTCGGGGGTTGCTTAATGCAAGGCTAAAGCCTTGCCCTACATGTAAAAATATTTTGTGCGTTTGTATTAGTGTGCTGTCCCATAAATATCTTTATAAATAAACAATTTCTCATAAAGCACACTGAAGGGATATGGGGAAGGAACTTCCCCGAACATAGAGGGGTGTCGGAATACATATTCCACACCCTCCTACATGCACCATTCTGGTGCATGGAAATAGATGATTTAAATTTAAATAAAGACCTTTTACACACTGCCCTTAAGGGCAGTGCTAGGAGCCTTTCGGATAAAAGAGAAAAGATTAATTCTTCTGACATTTCAGTTCTCCGAAAGGCTCCTATGAGCTGCTCAGAGAAGCGTCTAAGGAGATCTTTCTCCCATAGGGAAAGTGTCATGTCACAAAAGAATAAAGAAAGATATTTAAGTGACACGACACTAGCGTCCTATAGTTATAATAATTACAGGTATCTGAGCTTTTTTAATGCTGAAATTTTTATTTTTTCAGATAAGTAGTAGAAAATTGGGATGAAAAGAAGGATAAATACTGTTGAGGAAATAAGGCCTCCTGTAATGGACAAGGCCAGAGTGGACCAGATGTTTCTCTTCTGTTCAACCTGAAAGACAACAATCACAAAAGGAAGCATTCCCAGAATTGTAGTTGTTGTGGCAATGAAAATGGGCCTTATTCTTTCTGATGCACCTTTAACAATTGCTTCAACAAAATCAAAGCCATTGGTCCTTTTATGATTTATACTATCAACCATCAATATAGCATTATTGACAACTATTCCTCCCATGAGTATCAAGCCTATATAAGCTGATGAATCAAATGGAAAATCTGCTACTATAAAAGCTATAAACACTCCAATCAATGCAAGGGGAACGGATAAAAGCACTACAAATGGCTGGACTATTGATTCAAAAAGAGATGCAAGAATCATAAATATAAGCAACAGCGAAATTATTATTGCAAATTCTATCTTTTTCTCCTCCTCAAGGGTAATTCTCCAAAGCTCCTCCAATGTGGCAGAAAATCCAGATGGAAGAGTTAAATTGTTAAAGATTGCTTTCTGATATCTTTCTCCAGCTTTATAAGGGCCTCGATAGTCCCACATGACTATTTGTTGAAATCTCTGATCTTCTCTCTCTATATCTCCTTCAATCGGAATCTCCTCTAAATCCGCTATCTCATTCAGCCTTAAAAGTTCTCCTTTGGTTGTTCTTAGCACAATATTTTTCAATTTTTCGATGTCCATATCCTCAGCTTCTTTTATCTTCACTGAAAAAAGAATCTCCTTCCCATCCAATTTTAAAGATCTCCTGCTGCCAGTTCTCCCTGGGATTGCTGAAGATATGAACTGCGATAGCTCGGATGGAGAAATTTTATATTTATTTAAATTATCTCTGTTTATCTTAAAAGCCACTTCATAGTAATCAAGGCCTGACCAGTACCATCTCGAGGAGACAATTTTTGTCTCTTTAATTCGAGGGCTCTTGAGTAATGTCTTTTCCACCTGGGAGGTGATATCCTTCAATTTTTTGAAATTATATCCATAAAACTTTATTCTAAAAGGAAGATAAGAGCCTCCATAAAGTCCACTGTAATAGCTCTGGGGGTCAAAACCATAAACTGAGATCCCTATTCCAGCGAAATTCGTTGCAAGATTGATTAGTTCTTCTTTAAGAACATATGGAATAAATGAACGCTCTACCTGGGAAGGGAAGGTAATCCTGATAAACGCTCTTTCTGGAAATACATATGTATTCACTTCTTTTCTGTATTGTTTCTCCAATACCTTATTCTCAAATTGTTTTATCACTTCATCAGTTTTTTCAATCGGAGTTCCTGGAGGCATTGTAACATGGACATTAAGAGTATCTTTTATGTACCACTGAAAAAAAGTTCCAAACGATACTTCTTTCCTGAACCATTTAAAAGTTAAATAAAAAATTGCAGCAATTAACAGGATAAAAATTAAAGATCTTTTCAGGGAGAATTTAACAAATTTTTCATAAAATTGAGTGATTTTCCATCCTTTTTTATCTATTTTTTTAATTGAGAATTTTAAACTTAGAGATGGAATCAGAGAAAAAGCGATGAAAAAAGATGAAATCAATGAAAATGAGATAACAAATGCAAGGGGAAGATAATAAATTCTAAGCCTTCCCTGAAAATATGGAAATGCAAAAAATACTGCGATTGTTGTAAGGGTTGCTGCAAGGACTGCTTTAAGTACCACCTTACTTCCGAGTAATGCAGATTCCTTAGTCGCCAGGCCCTCTTCCCTTTTCCTGTAAATACTCTCAAAGACAACAACAGAATTATCCACAAACATGCCAAATCCAAGGGCAAGCCCTGATAAAGTCAGGAGATTTAATGGAATTTTAAAGAAATATATAAGATTCATAGTAAGAAAAACTGAAAAGATTATCGAGGATAAAATTAAAATTGATGGCAAAATTCTTCCGATGAATATGTAAAGCAATATAAATATTATTGAAATAATAAGTGCAATTAAAAAATAAAGATTTTGAAGCCTTTTCTTTATTTCTTTGCTCTCATCTTCCACAAAACGAAATGTCAAGTCCTTAGGTACTTGTTTCTGAATCTCGATGAGTTTTTCTTTTACTCTTTTTGCAACTCTTAAAGTGCTCTCGCCTGGCTCCTTTAATATCTCAATCTCTACTGTTGGCTCTCCATTTATTCTTCTTATAGATTGAACATCTTCAAAACTCTGTTCAACTTTTGCAATGTTTCCTAATCTTATAGGAATGCCCTGGAAATATTTAACAACAGTGTTCTTTAAATCTTTAATTTCTCGAATTGACTGGGATACCTTGAAAACATATTCTTTATCCTCTTTTTTTATTTTTCCTGCAGGAAATATTTTGTTGTTCTGAATCAAGTTGGAAATAATCTCCTGGGGATACATGTTATAAAAATCAAGTTTTTCTTTCTCCACTATAATTTTGATTTCAGGTTGGGAGCCTCCTCTAATTAAAACGTCTGAGACTCCTTTGATGGAGCGAATAGGAATTTTTATTCTTTCCTCAGCAATCTGTCTTAGCTCATGAAGAGTGTAATCTCCTGAAATGGTGAAAGATAAAAAAGGCTTTATTTCAAACTCTTTTGGAATATAAGGAATGATTCTTGGTGAATATGCTCCTGCTGGAATATTTTCGATGAAGGAAGCAATCTTTTCTCCTAACTCCACAGAAGCAAAATCCATGTTGGTTTTTTCATTGAATTCAAGGACAATCTGGGACCTTCCGATGGAGGAAGTGCTGGTAATTTTCCTTACTCCTCTCACAGTGGAAGATATTTCTTCAAGGGGAGACGTGATGGAGGTCTGGACATTTTCAGGAGGTGCTCCTGGGTAGAGAGTTTCAATTGTAATTCTGGGATAATCCTCCTTAGGAGCTAATTCCACGGGAATGTTTATCGTTGAATATATGCCAAGAACAATAACTGCAAGAAAAAACATCGAAGTTGTAACTGGATGCTCAACAAAAAATTTCATTTTCCAAATTCTATAATGAAAAAAGAAATTCTACAAGTATTCTTAAAATATTCCACCACCCTATTAAAATCCCCAATGGAACAAAAACAAGCGCAATAAAAAAAGTAATCATTGAAACCTTCCATGAAAAATATAATCCCAACCCATAGCCAACAACAATAACAACAATAGAAACTGCGTATTTAAAAACATTCTTCATTTTATTAATATCATCTATTTTTCATTTAATGATTTAATTCTATTACCTAAATAAATTTTTCTCAACCTCATTTAATTTAATACAAACGCATTTAATTCTGATGCATTCCTGTCCCCTCACCCCTCCCTCTCCCCTGAGGGGAGGATTGAGGTGAGGGGGAAAACGAGTAAGATGTAGCAAATATTAGTGCGTTTGTATTAAATAGAATCTTATGAAATTTTCTTGTGATTAATTATTAAGTAGGGTAAAATTTGAGGTCAAATAAATTATAATTTAAATTAAAAAAGGAGGCGTGAGATGGCAACCTATATTATTCTGAGTAAAATTTCTCCTGAAGCATTCAGAGATCCCAAAGATTTTAAGAAATTAGCAGCTGATGTATCTTCAAAAATTAAGAGTGAATGCCCTGGAGTTGTCTGGAAGGATAGCTACGCAACCACAGGACGGTTCGATATAGTTGATATTGTAGAATCTGATGATCCAAAGCAAGTAATGAGAGCAGCCATGATTATTCGAGCCTATGGACATTCCACTACTGAGACATTATCTGCAACCCCATGGAAAGAATTCCTCGAAATACTTTAGGCATATTCCTATTAAAGGTTTTTCAATATAGTTCCTTAACCTCTTTTTCTTTCTCAATACCATGTTCAAATCTTTATCTTTATGTCTAAATCAATGAAATTGAGGGGAATTTTCTTAGGCGAATAAGCTTTTGGAGGAATCTTTATTCCTATAAATAATTTTTCACCTCTTCTAAAAGTAAATCAAAACTACCCGATTTTTCCTGAAGTGTTTTACCAGAGACACTTTCATTAATTAAAAAAAAGCTCAATATAATAAAAACAATTGCAAGAAATAATTTAACTTTCCTCATTAAAACCTCCAACTTTCTTTTAATTATATTTTAACAAAAAATGTTATAGATTAGTATGAGTCTATGCTTCTCTTCTGAGCTCATCTCTTAATTTCCTGTTTTAGCCTCCAGTAATCCTCAGTAAAATTTCTGAAATCCTTTGTTTTATTTATCTTATTTCAATTTGGTATCTTACAATCTCTGGGAAATTTTCTTCTTCAGCAAAATATATTCCCCCTTCATTATCAATTGCATCGGCATATCCTTTTACATCTATTGTTCCTTTGTAACTATAATTTTCAAATATATCCATCTTATATTTGTTTTTTTCTTTTTCCTTACATTCCTTTGTAACAAAAATTAAATTTTTATATGGAATAACTTTAGGATTATCAAAAATTATTCCAATTCCTTTTTTCCATTCAGTTTAATATTAATCCTTTATTCCAAATAAACTAATAACCTTTTTTGTTATCTCATAAGATTTATTAGCTTTGAATAGGAGTTCTTTAGCGATGATTTCTGTACATAATTCTGAAGTGGATTGCCAGCCTTTTTCAGTTTCTCTACTGTAAGTAGACCAGGCGTGCCATGGTGCTGCCTCTTTTACATATTTAGCGAGCTCATTAATTTCTTTATAAAATAAATCCGCTTTTCCCGTTGTTTTTGTCTTTAGTCTTTTAATAACCTTTAAAAGCTGATCACTGGGATTGTGACTCCAGATGGGTTCTTCGAAATACGAAATAATAGACTTAGCACAAAGTTCGATTGTTAGCTGAGAATTTTGAACAACTACAACATGGTCTTTAAGAGCAATATTCCTCTCAGCTCTTCTAAGGCATTCCTCCGCTTCCTTAATCCTCCTTCTTACTTCTTCTATATTGGTCATTTGAGCTTTATTTCTATGGAAGTCCCAGGTTTAAGAAATGGAATTGTCCACACCTTATAATTTCCTCTTTTCTCTTCAACCAAACCTGCATCCAGAGCAGTTTGAATAATCTCTTTAAAAAGCTCTTTAACATTGCCCTTATCAAAAATAATAATACCCTCTGAAACAAGTCTTAATACATACCAATTGGAAATCTCCCTCAGGCTTTTCAAAGAATACACCATAACTGTAACATCTCTTCCAAAACCCTTTAAAACCTCAAAAATTTCATTATACCAGTATTGATCTGTATCTGATTTTTTTTCTTTCACTATCACAAAAATATCGATATCGCTTCTATTGGTAAAATTCTTTCCTCTCGCTAAAGAGCCAAAGACTCCAATAGCCTCAGCTTTTTCAAGAGTTTTACCCAAAGAAAGAATCTTTAGTTTAATTTCATTTAATAAATTTTTGATTTCTTTCATTGCCTTAATTTTATTGGCTCTATATTTTAAGGTCAAGAAAAATGGGAAGAATGTAATTTCTGAATAATTAATGAATTCTTAGGATTTTGCGGATAATCTTAACAAATGGGTCAGACTGGATAAAGTAAAAATTGTAAGAGGAATCAATCATTGAAAGCATTGTACCTTCTGGTAATTTAATGGAGCTGAGAAATTGACCTTTGTTGTTAAAAAAATCAATATAGTTTTCCTAAAAAGGCTTCTTTTCGTTTCCCCTAACAAAACTGACAGAATTTATTATCATTCCATCTTTAAACGGAAAACATGGTCCTGAAATATCCTTAGGTCGCATAGTTATTCTTCTTCCCTCAGCAAATATTCTAAATTCAGGAGATTTAAGACTAACATTCCTTATAATCTTTCTTAAAGTCTTTCCATTTAAATCATATTCTCTAATCTCATATTTTTCAGGAAGACTGAGATAAATTTTATCTTTAGAAAGCTTAAATGCTCCTCCCATAGAGAACCCAACTCCTGGTGGTATTTTTGGCCCATAGTAGTATTCATCAGGAAATTTTTTCAAAAATTTCCCATCCTTTGAATAATATTCAGCAGTAATACCAGGCTGACCCCTAACAAATATATTCACAAACATTGTTCCATGTCTTAGGAATTCGATTTCATGGAAAGATTTATCCAACCTCATTGTATTTACAAACTTTCCATCTGGATTGAAATAATGAATCAAACGTCCACCATCTAAAACTGCCAAATTACCCTCTTGTGTAATTTTTATCCCCATAGAGTATTGAAATTCTCCTGGCCCCTGACCTTTTCTTCCAGCCTGCCAGAGGAATTTTCCATTCTTATCAAACTTCAAAACTCTGTGATTCTGATGGTCTAACAGATATATATTTTGTGAAGGATCGACATCAATTGAAACCTCACGTCCAAACATTAAATAATCTTCTCCTTCTTCCACTCCAAGAGATAATGTTTCTTCGAATTTTATTTTTTCTTCAATCTTCTTTCCCCATAATCCATCCCCTTCATTTTCTATGATTGTAATTTCTCCCTCTTTAAAGACCTTTCCCTTCCATTTTTCTTTACCTAAAGAAGAACTCATTGATGCAATTCCAAGAACCAGTGTCAATAAAATAATTTTCTTGACTTTATCTTTCATCCCTTCTCCTTTTCCTTATTATTATATATTCTCATCTATTTTCTGACAAAAATTCAAAAAAATAAGTTCAATTTGTGTTTTTATTTTTTTATATCTTTTCATTTATTATAATTTTATATCTTACTATTTGAGAAAAGTAAGGCAATGGAAATAAATACTAAAATCAAACCAAAATTAAAAATTAAAGTTTTTTTCATTGCCTTAATTTTATTGGCTCTTTATTTTTTGTCTTTTCTCTTTTCTAATATCTCATATATTACTGGGATTAGGATTATTGTGAGGATTGTGGCAACTGTTAATCCTCCGATAAAGGCGATTGCTAAGGGCTGCTGGAGTTCAGAACCCGCTCCTAATCCAATCGCAGTAGGAAGAACTCCAAACACATCAGTAATTGTGTTCATTACAACGGGTCTTACTTTTACCTCCGATGCCTTTAAAATAGCACTTCTTGGGGAAAGTCCATTCTTTCTAAGATAATTCATATAATCTACCTTAACAATTGCGTCATTAACAACAACTCCTGCCATTACAATTGTTCCAATCACTGCCATCACATTTATCGATTGATTTGTTATAAATAATCCTAATATTACACCCACAAGCCCCATCGGGATTGTTAAAACAATGATAAAAGGGTGAAATAAGGATTCAAACTGGGACGCGAGAATCATGAAAACAAGAATGGATGCGAGTAGAAATGCCATCTGCAGGCTTTTAAACGACTTACTCGCCTCCTCCCTTTCTCCCCCAATTACTACTCTATACCCAGAGGGAAGTCCAATTCTTCTTATTTCCCTTTCAATTTCAGGAATGACTTTTGAGAGTTTTTCTCCTGAAAGATTT harbors:
- a CDS encoding FAD-dependent protein, which encodes MGHYLILMKIGIVGAGPAGLFAAYELSEKVDVTIIDKGPDAEERIKSSSNILFGVGGAGLFSDGKLNFSPEIGNNLTDLINLKEIENLVKKVEEIFSFYDIKAKEMDEEKVKALETQAAHSGMKYLPVRQAHVGSDHLPYFIKEISKDLKKRGVEFLCNSEVNDLNQGEIFIDKDKYKFDKILLAPGRSGARWLEGIVKGKNMNYIYNPIDIGVRVEVPAIIMEEICGVNWDPKVHIRTPAYDDFVRTFCVSPYGYVVKEVFDNFCLVNGHSRKDFRSSNTNFAFLIKVKLTEPLENTNLYGESIALQATTIGGHKPILQRLGDLRVGRRSTWGRLEKSYVLPTLKDVTPGDIAMAMPYRFVKDILEGLEILDRLIPGVADNSTLIYATEIKFHGLRVITDKNLQTSLSGIYVAGDGAGLSRGIVGSAASGILAAQGILKN
- a CDS encoding cytochrome c biogenesis protein ResB, with the protein product MRRVTFKESFLILLILALFVNLCQIIYKSYIQTIQNRTIILVIFGFVFFPLLTFFYFMRDEIFTYLKSVKFAISLFMLITFFTILGTFLVQDQPFEFYQKYLGNFFSKIAILFFLDTIYRNWWFNFFLIILSFSLFFCTVTKKKLNWKELGFYLNHFGIIVILLGALIGHIWGVKGYMDMFIGETKNKINIVERGVKTNKFVNLGFEVELVKFRIEEYNPEYRVLLYKHKPGKDTYKLAISYKPEERTLNKIPGSFHSFKILDYYPDFERIEIISKKSEKPLNPVLKFSVEKNGTINEKWIFLNEDKSYFDLSSNFAIHFLWEKDDEFLRNLSYEEQAGKNLLEISQNSMKEEIYVENGKEYKYGDFIIRILGFYPDFTYDAERKQALSLSDEPKNPALRIEIEDSKAKETNRIWIFAKVGGFERQSLFNNRLNLRYKYLEHKRGVKTHLVFLGKTKEILRFGREKNVSIPMKPEEKIEIDGSKISFLDVYPEAERKEIYRSKSSNPLNPAVLIGVYSGDNKEQYLLVGNNPEPIFLENGKFAISFERKSDEIKDYVSTLKVYKNDKEMKSTEVEVNHPLKFEGYEFYQSNYDPKNPEYSGIQIVKDPGVNVVWLGFVMLFLGLLHIFFIKRRILLPEVIEE
- a CDS encoding alanine dehydrogenase, translating into MNIGILRESERREKRIPLTPSSIQSLIEDGHTVFFQAGAGEGAGYHDEEFSKVGAHKVYSEDEAIVRSDIILKISSLSENQVKRLRENQVIFAFHHMAVAKRSLVEELLNKKVIAIGYEIIQDDRGTLPCLVLMSEIAGAMVPIIAGHYLQSDRGGKGLLLGGITSVPPATVMIIGCGVVGKSAARACLDLGAHVIVLDKDLNKLKQLEESTSKTVITALANPYNISKYIQYADVLIGSILIPGERAPKVVTKEMIKSMKPGAVIIDISIDQGGCIESSRPTTIEDPIYTYDEKIHYCVPNIPSVVSRTASIGLSNVLCPYVEAIADMNIDEALRKEKCLARGVYLYKGKCVREGICELFDLEYTELF
- a CDS encoding nucleotidyltransferase domain-containing protein, which gives rise to MKEIKNLLNEIKLKILSLGKTLEKAEAIGVFGSLARGKNFTNRSDIDIFVIVKEKKSDTDQYWYNEIFEVLKGFGRDVTVMVYSLKSLREISNWYVLRLVSEGIIIFDKGNVKELFKEIIQTALDAGLVEEKRGNYKVWTIPFLKPGTSIEIKLK
- a CDS encoding HEPN domain-containing protein, which gives rise to MTNIEEVRRRIKEAEECLRRAERNIALKDHVVVVQNSQLTIELCAKSIISYFEEPIWSHNPSDQLLKVIKRLKTKTTGKADLFYKEINELAKYVKEAAPWHAWSTYSRETEKGWQSTSELCTEIIAKELLFKANKSYEITKKVISLFGIKD
- a CDS encoding efflux RND transporter permease subunit codes for the protein MKFFVEHPVTTSMFFLAVIVLGIYSTINIPVELAPKEDYPRITIETLYPGAPPENVQTSITSPLEEISSTVRGVRKITSTSSIGRSQIVLEFNEKTNMDFASVELGEKIASFIENIPAGAYSPRIIPYIPKEFEIKPFLSFTISGDYTLHELRQIAEERIKIPIRSIKGVSDVLIRGGSQPEIKIIVEKEKLDFYNMYPQEIISNLIQNNKIFPAGKIKKEDKEYVFKVSQSIREIKDLKNTVVKYFQGIPIRLGNIAKVEQSFEDVQSIRRINGEPTVEIEILKEPGESTLRVAKRVKEKLIEIQKQVPKDLTFRFVEDESKEIKKRLQNLYFLIALIISIIFILLYIFIGRILPSILILSSIIFSVFLTMNLIYFFKIPLNLLTLSGLALGFGMFVDNSVVVFESIYRKREEGLATKESALLGSKVVLKAVLAATLTTIAVFFAFPYFQGRLRIYYLPLAFVISFSLISSFFIAFSLIPSLSLKFSIKKIDKKGWKITQFYEKFVKFSLKRSLIFILLIAAIFYLTFKWFRKEVSFGTFFQWYIKDTLNVHVTMPPGTPIEKTDEVIKQFENKVLEKQYRKEVNTYVFPERAFIRITFPSQVERSFIPYVLKEELINLATNFAGIGISVYGFDPQSYYSGLYGGSYLPFRIKFYGYNFKKLKDITSQVEKTLLKSPRIKETKIVSSRWYWSGLDYYEVAFKINRDNLNKYKISPSELSQFISSAIPGRTGSRRSLKLDGKEILFSVKIKEAEDMDIEKLKNIVLRTTKGELLRLNEIADLEEIPIEGDIEREDQRFQQIVMWDYRGPYKAGERYQKAIFNNLTLPSGFSATLEELWRITLEEEKKIEFAIIISLLLIFMILASLFESIVQPFVVLLSVPLALIGVFIAFIVADFPFDSSAYIGLILMGGIVVNNAILMVDSINHKRTNGFDFVEAIVKGASERIRPIFIATTTTILGMLPFVIVVFQVEQKRNIWSTLALSITGGLISSTVFILLFIPIFYYLSEKIKISALKKLRYL
- a CDS encoding 6-bladed beta-propeller: MKDKVKKIILLTLVLGIASMSSSLGKEKWKGKVFKEGEITIIENEGDGLWGKKIEEKIKFEETLSLGVEEGEDYLMFGREVSIDVDPSQNIYLLDHQNHRVLKFDKNGKFLWQAGRKGQGPGEFQYSMGIKITQEGNLAVLDGGRLIHYFNPDGKFVNTMRLDKSFHEIEFLRHGTMFVNIFVRGQPGITAEYYSKDGKFLKKFPDEYYYGPKIPPGVGFSMGGAFKLSKDKIYLSLPEKYEIREYDLNGKTLRKIIRNVSLKSPEFRIFAEGRRITMRPKDISGPCFPFKDGMIINSVSFVRGNEKKPF
- a CDS encoding GYD domain-containing protein, whose protein sequence is MATYIILSKISPEAFRDPKDFKKLAADVSSKIKSECPGVVWKDSYATTGRFDIVDIVESDDPKQVMRAAMIIRAYGHSTTETLSATPWKEFLEIL